A single Chlamydia suis DNA region contains:
- a CDS encoding polymorphic outer membrane protein middle domain-containing protein has protein sequence MKKLSFFFFIGSSLLGIAREIPSQIFLVPTPVPAPTLESLSSSSSLIGDTHNLTECQLDNLRYILTSLQKTPNKGAVITVTDYLRFLDTQNEGIYFFKNLTPESGGVIGYTNPNRPTVEISDTVGPVIFENNTCFRAFTWTNSESASNIERAGGAINATNIFINHNLGVVGFIKNFSYVKGGAISADTFSVKENQSCFLFKDNICIQTKTAGKGGAIYANTSNSFEKNNGDLLFVNNACCAGGAIFTPTCSLTGNRGNIIFYHNRCFKNVDTQNNETPDGGAIKVTTRLDITGNSGRIFFCENLTKNWGGAIYAPLINLVDNGPTYFMHNIANHKGGAIYISGAGPSKISADHGAVIFNDNIVANVTNNDGTSTANNPPRRNALTIDSTSGGIELGASQNQNLIFYDPIQITNAGASVDFNKDSSQTGAVVFSGATVNSADFSPINLQTKTPATLTLSNGLLCIEDHAQLTVNKFTQNGGIVALGNGAVLSSYKNGNTGATVTLNHIGLNLPSILKDGAEIPTLWVEPTQNNTTYTADTNSTFSLNGAKLSLIDENGNSPYESTDLSHALSAQPMLAISEASDNQMQSESMDFSRVNVPHYGWQGLWTWGWAKVEDPTPANPANVTDPQKANRFHRTLLLTWLPAGYVPSPKHKSPLIANTLWGNMLLATESLKNSSGQELLDRPFWGITGGGLGMMVYQEPRKNHPGFHMRTSGYSAGMIAGQTHTFSLRFSQAYTKLNERYAKNYVSSKNYSCQGEMLLSLQEGFLLTKLIGLYSYGNHSSHHFYTQGEDLLSQGNFQSQTLGGAVFVDLPLKPFGSSNLLTAPFLGAVGIYSSLSSFSEEGAYPRSFATKTPLVNVLIPIGVKGNFMNASHRPQAWTVELAYQPVLYRQEPKISTQLLASKGTWFGQGSPSSRHAMAYKISQKTQLLRFATLQLQYHGFYSSSTFCNYLNGEMSLRF, from the coding sequence ATGAAAAAACTTTCTTTTTTCTTTTTTATAGGAAGCTCCCTATTGGGAATTGCACGAGAAATCCCTTCTCAGATCTTTCTAGTTCCTACCCCGGTTCCAGCCCCTACGCTAGAGAGTTTATCTTCTAGTTCGAGCCTGATAGGAGATACACATAACCTTACCGAATGTCAGTTAGATAACCTGAGATACATTCTAACCTCTTTACAGAAGACTCCTAATAAGGGTGCTGTTATCACGGTAACCGATTACTTGCGCTTTCTAGATACCCAAAATGAAGGGATCTATTTTTTTAAAAACCTCACTCCGGAAAGTGGCGGAGTTATTGGCTACACAAATCCCAATCGTCCTACTGTAGAAATATCTGATACCGTGGGCCCTGTAATCTTCGAAAATAACACCTGTTTTAGGGCTTTTACCTGGACAAACAGCGAGAGTGCATCCAACATAGAACGGGCGGGCGGAGCCATCAACGCCACCAATATTTTCATTAATCACAACCTTGGCGTTGTTGGATTCATTAAGAATTTTTCTTATGTCAAAGGTGGAGCGATCAGCGCAGATACCTTCAGCGTAAAAGAAAATCAATCCTGTTTTCTCTTTAAGGACAATATCTGTATTCAAACAAAGACTGCAGGAAAGGGCGGAGCTATCTACGCCAATACTAGTAATTCTTTTGAGAAAAATAATGGCGATTTGCTCTTTGTCAACAATGCGTGCTGTGCAGGGGGAGCGATATTCACCCCAACCTGCTCTTTAACAGGAAATCGCGGAAATATTATTTTTTACCACAACCGCTGTTTTAAAAACGTGGACACTCAAAACAACGAAACTCCAGATGGAGGAGCCATTAAGGTAACTACACGCCTAGACATTACTGGTAACAGCGGTAGGATATTTTTTTGTGAAAACCTTACAAAAAATTGGGGGGGAGCTATTTATGCGCCTTTAATTAACCTTGTTGACAACGGCCCCACTTATTTCATGCATAATATTGCTAATCATAAAGGAGGGGCTATTTACATATCAGGAGCAGGGCCCTCTAAAATTTCTGCAGACCATGGTGCGGTGATTTTCAATGATAATATCGTTGCTAATGTAACAAATAACGATGGAACCAGCACCGCAAATAATCCTCCTAGAAGAAATGCTCTCACTATTGACAGCACCTCCGGAGGGATAGAACTAGGAGCTAGCCAAAACCAAAATCTGATCTTCTATGATCCGATTCAAATTACGAATGCTGGAGCCTCTGTAGATTTCAATAAGGACTCTTCTCAGACTGGAGCAGTTGTTTTTTCTGGGGCCACGGTGAATTCTGCAGACTTCTCTCCCATTAATCTACAAACGAAAACGCCTGCCACGCTTACGCTCAGCAATGGCCTGTTGTGTATTGAAGATCATGCTCAGCTTACAGTAAACAAATTTACGCAAAATGGAGGAATAGTTGCCCTAGGAAATGGTGCTGTCCTTAGCAGCTATAAAAACGGCAACACAGGTGCCACCGTCACACTAAATCATATTGGATTAAATCTTCCCTCTATTCTAAAGGATGGAGCAGAGATTCCTACGTTATGGGTAGAGCCCACTCAAAATAACACAACATATACAGCAGATACTAACTCCACCTTTTCACTAAATGGAGCCAAGCTATCACTAATAGATGAGAATGGAAACTCTCCTTATGAGTCAACAGACCTCTCCCATGCCTTATCTGCTCAACCCATGCTTGCCATTTCCGAAGCAAGTGATAATCAAATGCAATCTGAAAGCATGGATTTTTCCAGGGTCAATGTCCCTCACTATGGATGGCAAGGACTTTGGACTTGGGGATGGGCAAAGGTAGAAGACCCAACACCCGCAAATCCAGCGAATGTTACGGACCCCCAAAAAGCCAATCGATTCCATCGAACTTTGTTATTAACATGGCTCCCTGCTGGGTACGTTCCTAGCCCTAAACATAAAAGCCCCCTTATAGCGAATACCTTGTGGGGAAATATGCTTCTTGCCACAGAAAGTTTAAAGAATAGCTCTGGACAAGAGCTTCTTGATCGTCCTTTCTGGGGCATCACAGGAGGCGGGCTAGGTATGATGGTTTATCAAGAGCCTAGAAAAAATCATCCAGGATTTCATATGCGAACCTCTGGATATTCAGCAGGAATGATTGCAGGGCAGACACATACCTTCTCATTACGATTCAGTCAAGCCTATACCAAGCTTAACGAACGTTATGCCAAAAACTATGTTTCATCTAAAAATTACTCCTGCCAGGGAGAGATGCTCCTGTCTCTACAAGAAGGGTTTTTGCTTACAAAATTGATAGGTCTTTATAGTTACGGGAACCATAGCAGTCACCACTTTTATACCCAAGGAGAAGACCTATTATCTCAAGGAAATTTCCAAAGCCAAACTCTAGGAGGAGCGGTCTTTGTTGATCTGCCTCTAAAACCTTTCGGAAGCTCGAATCTTCTTACTGCTCCTTTTTTAGGAGCTGTCGGAATTTATTCCTCTCTTTCTAGTTTCTCGGAAGAAGGAGCTTATCCCAGAAGCTTTGCCACAAAAACTCCTTTAGTCAATGTTCTGATTCCTATTGGAGTAAAAGGAAACTTCATGAATGCAAGCCATAGACCTCAGGCTTGGACTGTAGAACTCGCCTACCAACCAGTTCTTTATAG